Proteins found in one Oenanthe melanoleuca isolate GR-GAL-2019-014 unplaced genomic scaffold, OMel1.0 S351, whole genome shotgun sequence genomic segment:
- the LOC130266935 gene encoding cullin-9-like isoform X1, whose translation MDIVEQQTESLELLTNALQILLEETLLQYQDLATSLQLLKAEHLHVGLELVRQIKERLFAILWHSTQDFHVGLQASGDAVQRKLKLANVPASALACTGQKRIILTPSNTDEGDKEVEDEEYDPQWQEDYDDDDDDLDEDNFMIDNDSDCDSYFDDNDSYRS comes from the exons ATGGATATTGTGGAACAGCAAACtgagagcctggagctgctcactAATGCTCTGCAGATCCTTCTGG AGGAAACCCTGCTGCAGTACCAGGATTTGGCCACCTCTCTTCAGCTCCTGAAAGCAGAGCACTTACACGTGGGTTTGGAGTTGGTGCGGCAGATCAAGGAGCGTCTCTTTGCAATTCTCTGGCACTCCACACAG GATTTCCATGTTGGGCTCCAGGCTTCAGGAGATGCTGTCCAGAGAAAGTTGAAACTTGCAAATGTGCCTGCTTCAGCCCTTGCATGTACAGG GCAAAAACGTATCATCCTGACTCCCTCCAACACAGATGAAGGTGACAAGGAGGTTGAAGATGAGGAGTATGATCCACAGTGGCAGGAAGActatgatgatgatgatgatgaccTTGATGAAGACAACTTTATGATTGATAATGATTCAGATTGTGATTCCTACTTTGATGATAATGATAGCTATCGTAGCTAA
- the LOC130266935 gene encoding cullin-9-like isoform X2 → MDIVEQQTESLELLTNALQILLEETLLQYQDLATSLQLLKAEHLHVGLELVRQIKERLFAILWHSTQASGDAVQRKLKLANVPASALACTGQKRIILTPSNTDEGDKEVEDEEYDPQWQEDYDDDDDDLDEDNFMIDNDSDCDSYFDDNDSYRS, encoded by the exons ATGGATATTGTGGAACAGCAAACtgagagcctggagctgctcactAATGCTCTGCAGATCCTTCTGG AGGAAACCCTGCTGCAGTACCAGGATTTGGCCACCTCTCTTCAGCTCCTGAAAGCAGAGCACTTACACGTGGGTTTGGAGTTGGTGCGGCAGATCAAGGAGCGTCTCTTTGCAATTCTCTGGCACTCCACACAG GCTTCAGGAGATGCTGTCCAGAGAAAGTTGAAACTTGCAAATGTGCCTGCTTCAGCCCTTGCATGTACAGG GCAAAAACGTATCATCCTGACTCCCTCCAACACAGATGAAGGTGACAAGGAGGTTGAAGATGAGGAGTATGATCCACAGTGGCAGGAAGActatgatgatgatgatgatgaccTTGATGAAGACAACTTTATGATTGATAATGATTCAGATTGTGATTCCTACTTTGATGATAATGATAGCTATCGTAGCTAA